The genomic segment TTTTTTCATTTATTGGTTTCCCATGTTTATCATATACTGTACTCCAAAATGTTAAAACATTATGTCCAGAAATAGCATCAAAGGTAACACTATTCAGCGCCGTTTTCTCAATATCACTACCCCATTGATAATGAATCGTAGCATCGGAATATTCTTCAGCATTATAATCCGCTGTTAAAGAAATTGTAAGTACGTTTGTACTGCTCTGGTTAGCAGGATTCACTGTAATAGAAGTATGTACCGGTCTGTCTTCTGCATAAACAGTTTTAGTTAAGAACGTAAAACACAATGTCAGAATAAAAATAGATAATATTGCAAACTTGCTTCTATTCTTAAAATTCAATAAATGCACTTTTTTCCCCCTCCTCGTTTTAGGATTATGTCTACAACCAATTCGCTTATAAGTCCATCCTTGCACCCTCCTCTGTAGTCTTCTACCAGTTTAAATATCGTCTTTTTCAAGTTAAATATCAGCATACAAAAGAATACTTTAAAAATTCCCAAAGGGATAATACAAATTATCCCTTTGTACACTATATTTTCTACTTATGTAGTCTTGAAGAACTTACCACTACGAATTCTACGGAGGCAGCCCTTAAGAGCACTTAATAAGCAATTCTCAAAATCACCATTTGTACATTCAGGCTAATTTTTAGCTTATCTGCCGAAATATGTTAACATTTTGAATAAAATTGCTTATAATAAAAGGGAAGCCTTATAAAGGCACCGCGAGTACCTCTATAAGGCTGATCGATTTAGGTAAATCCTAATTCATTACTTGGACTAGCTGAACGTTTTAGCTAGTTCTTTTTTTATCATCTAGAAGCTATACCCGTCTGGTTGTGGCAAACTTCAAAACTATGGTTTATTGCTACTTTTCACGTATTATATTGATCTATCCTCACACTTGTATACGTTTATTTTGCAATGACTTTGAAGTAAGCGGTATTGCTTGCAACAACAGCTCCTGAAGCATTTGTAACTACTTCAGTAACTTGATAAATTTCACCAACTGTTGCACCGCTCAGCACTTTGGCACTGAGTCTTGTAATTTGATCTACGCTAGAATTAACTGTAACTGCAGAACTAACATTAACAGTAGAAGTAGTAGGTGTTGCAGTTACAACGTCTGCGAAGTTCTCTGCACTAGTTCTTGCTGAGATTTTAAATGTACCAGCAGTACTATCAAACAGATCGCTGAAGTTAACTGCTGTACCATCAAGTTTTGCCAAGCTGAGTGATGTTGTTAATCCTGTAACTTCTGTACCACTAGATAACGTAAAGTCTTTAGCAAGAGAAGCTGCCTGTTTAACCTCTTGTGGAGCTGCAGCGGAATACGTTGCTGTAGCTAGGTTAATTCCAAGGACTGGAGATTTACCTTCTTTGTTATGGCAAACTTGGCAAACGCCCATGTTAGGTAAGCGTTTAAGAGCTGTTGTACGGGTAGTATCGTAAGTTTGGAGGATCTTGTCGCCTGCAGCATTGGTGCCCGCAAAGGTTGTACCTTGTCCGAGTTGACTCAGAGAAGTTTCAATAAACTTATCACTAGTTCCATGAGCATAGTGACAGGTTAAGCAGTCAACTGTAGGAGCAATAGCGCCAGGTGCCTTCGGATTAGAGGTATCAAATTTGAGTCCAGCATAAGTAGAGATCAAGGAATTAGCATCAGTAAAGTTAGGATCGGCAGTGGTAGCAGTGCGCGTAAAGCCAACGGAGTGACGATAAGCTTTACGATAATCTCCAAGGAGTTCATCATAAGCTCCACCAGTCCCGTATGAGGCTGAATCAGTTTTATTTACGTTGTTGTAGTCAGTATGGCAAGCACCGCAGAATTGGTTGATACCATTTTCATATTTAACGGTTTCAGCTGCGGTTAACTTAGCAGCAACCGTCATTTCAACAACTAGAGCCGGTTTATAGGCGGCTGTAACTGTACCAGTTTGAGGTCCTGTGAATGTAACAGTCCCATCTTTGTATTGAACTGTAAAATCAGTATTCTCTTTTTTCGTCACACCAGCGACTTTAACAACAGGCTCATTATTACGGCCACTCATCCAGTTGCCTTTGGAAGCTTTGAACACTGTATTAGTTGCATCAGTAGCTGTGAGCGTATCAGGAGTTGTTTTCAATGCTGTAAAAGCTGCAGAAGCAACTCCGTTGACATCAGGATTGAGAATACGAGCATTACCATAGGTTCCATGAGGATCATGGCAAGCGATACAAGTAAATTCAGTATTCCAGTCTCCATTTATATCTTTGTTGCCAGTTGCACTAGCGAAGTCTTCAGCACCACCGGGTGCAGCTGCGGTTGTTACAAAAGCTGTTTCCTTCGGAGACATACCATGGTTTGAAAGGCCTTCTGTAGCTGCTTCCGAACCTGTTCCGAAAAGTCCACCGGAGTTCACCTGAGAACCAGCAGCGTGAGTACCGTTAACGACGTCATAAGTAGCTGCTACTGTACCATCATGGCAAGCCCAACATGCGGTCTGAGGGTCTTCCCATTGTAACAATGCACCAGTAGTATTAACCGAGGTGTGGATTGCGTGACAAGAAGCACAAGCATCAGAGGTTTTGCTATAAGCGCTGTGAATTACTTTGTTATTTGTGCTGTCATACTTAATTGGTTCGTTAAGGTTATCCGGGCTATCAAACCCAGTTCCACTATTTCCACCTGTTTTGCCATCAGCATCAGGTGTCATGCGGTAGTTTTGACCAGTTACAGTAGTTACTGGGTTTCCATCTGCATCTAAGGATATGGTTCCATCTGCGTTATACACAGCGGCATCTCCAACCCCTAGACCATTCGTTGTTAAGGTTTGTGCATCAATGCCAGTAAAATCTGGAGCAACCGTTGCTGCTGCGAATGCAGTCGATGCAAAACCCAATGTGACTGCTAATGTAAGAGTGGCTAATAAGCCAAATTTACGCATTCTATATTTCCTCCTTCCGATTGTCAAACATCCCTAGTTCTTTATGTTCTAATAGCTGTTTTACTCCCTCCTTTTTTATAGATTTGGAGACCTGCCGAGGGATGTTCAAAACCAATTGGCGGTAACTCCCATAGGGAAAAGTGATACTAGAGATCATGAATAGAGCTGACCTTAAAACGCATTATTGAAAGATTGCAGTCCGGGTATTCCCCACATCGGTTATATACAACCGGCCCTGGTTATCTCGAGTTAAACCATTCGGAAACCTAAATTGTCCATCATCTGATCCCATTTGTCCAATCGTCGTTAACTTTTCGCCATTAGGTTTGAAAACCACAACCTTATTGGTTAAGTTACTGACTACATAGATGTTGCCCTGCGGATCTACGCTGATCCCACGAGGATTAGAGAGTAGGCTTGAGGCCTTGAGAAGAAAATTACCCTGTTCGTCAAAAACTTGAATCCGATCGTTTCCTGTATCCGAAACGTAGATCTTATTCCCAGCATGCACAAGGGCATTGGGTGAATTCAACTCACCATCGCCTGCACCTTTTTTCCCAAAACTCAGCAGTTTTGTCCCATCAAGGGAAAAGACTTTAATTTCACTACTTTGAACATCACTGACATAAAGTTTATCACCATCAATCGCTAACCCACCCGGACCTTTAAATTCTCCTTTTTCTCCGAAATACTTAATAAATTGTCCATCTGGACTAAAAATCGAAATATTCCCGTTATAGAGATCAGCGATATAGAGTTGACCTTGAGCATCACTGGCAATTCCATAAGGAAAGCGAAATTGCCCTTCTCCTTCTCCAGGTTCACCAAACATGGAAATCGGCTTCCCTTCATAGTCAAAAACCTGTATCCTCTGGTTATTGGTATCGGATATATATATGGTACGATTTGAAACGGCAACAGCCATTGGCTTGTTTAAGGGAGCGGATAAATCTCCATAAATATTTGCTTGAAAAGTCGGTATTATTGAGCCTATAGGTAAATATTGCGTAGCTGTTTTCGTAATGTTTGTTTTGGAAAGAAAAGCCCAAGTGAATAACCCCACCTCAAGGAGCAGAATAAGAACTAAGATTAAGTACATATTTCGCCTTCTCATAGGACGATTAATAATACTCGTTGACATGTTACTTTACACCTCCTAGACGGCTTAAGGCTTCTTGGGCTAATGCAAATTGGGGATCAAAATTAAGGGCATCCTGATAATCTTTTTTGGCTTCATCGACACTCCCCATTTTTTCATGGAGTTGACCAATATCATAAATAATCTTCGTTGAGCCAGGGTGAAGCTTCTCTGCCAGTTGTAATTCCTCCAAGGCTTGATCTAATTTATCGTTACTCTGATAGGCTAGGCCAAGGTAGTAATGCGCTTCATAAGACTTTGGAGCAAGTTCGACTGCCTTTTGGAGTGTAGTGATGGCTATATCAATCTTATCTACCTGTTGATAAGCAATACCTAAGTTAAGATACGCTTTGAAGTTCTTTTCGTCTAATTCAGTGGCTTTTTTATATTCCGCTAAAGCTTCATTATATTGACCTTTTTGAAAGAGAGCCCAACCGAAATCGACGTGGCTCGTCGCACTGTCGGGGTTCTGCTTTACCTTCTCCATGGCACTCTGATACTCTTTTTCAAGAATAGGGGTCTTATCAAACTGGTTCCAGAAATAGGTATTGCCAATATATATTCCAAGACTAAAAATGCCGAAAGTAAAAGCTAAAAGGATCAAAACCTCTTTCCAAAGCTTAATCGTTTTATAGGGTTTTTTTTGACCCTGATTAGGTTGGACTTGAGGAATAAATCCTGGGTTCTGATTGATACTCGGGTTCATGGGTTCCGTCATTACGATTTCCTCCTTACTTGTGGCACTTCGAACAGTTATTCTTCGAATGGCATTTGTAGCAACTCGTTACAAGGCCTACCCCCGATTGAATGGGTACAGGATGTAATCTAGATATATAATGTTCCTTCTTATGGCAGGAGATACACACGGTTTTAGTCGCTACCTTCGCTTTCTTATTTGGTGTTTTTTCATGACAGACAAGACATACTCTCTGATCCTCGGAGGCCCTTTCTCCATGCAAAAATGGTTTTATGTTATGACTCGAAGGTTTTTTTGCATGACATTCAACACAAAACGAATTGCTGCGTGCGTAAGAAATAACCTTGTCATCGTTCTGGACGCGTACTAAATTTAACGAATAACTATGACACTCATTACAAGAATCAAGATTTTTGAAAGCATCCTGACCATGTATCCCTTTTTTTATCCAATCCTCCGTCTGATGCGACGGCGGCGGGACGATTCTGCTATGGCAAGATTCACAGTCCTGGGGCCCTTCACGGTCTTTGTGACAGATTATACACTGTTCCATACTCATGGTTTTATATTGCCAAACCATATTTTGTCTTCCGGTTACCTCGTCCCAACGATTAAAATCTCCATCAATCGTTTCTTGACGTTCTGCGATTCCACCATGAGCAACTCCGATATGACAAGTCGTACAGGCTATGCCCTCTGCCTCATGCTTTTGATGCGGTACAATTAGATCACCGCGTGGAGTCACCGCGCGATTTTGAGAATGACAATTTTCACAGACTTCATTCCCCACAGGTGCTTTAACTTCGATGGGTAAATAATATTTCTTGGTAAAGTGCTTCGTTTGGAAAAAATGAGTAGGACCAATATCAGTATGACAGTTGATACAAGCAATTTGGGAATGACTTGATGCTTTCCAGGTTGCGATTTCAGGTTTCATCTCGTGGCAGCTCTCACAAATGAAGCTGGCGCTGGGTGATTGCGTCAAACCAATTGCCCCAAAGGCTAGAAAACTAAACATTAAGGCAAGCATTAGCCTTTTAATCCAGCGTTTTTTACGTTTAGGTCCTTTTGGAGGGGGACCAGAATTGCTGTTTTGATCGCCCATGCCTTCCGAGAGATCAAATAATATCTCCTTCTCACCATTATGACCTTCCTGAGTCCCTTGAATGTCTTGAACTTCTTGGATATTTTCCCTATTCAATTTCTCATTTTCAAAGGAGGACTTGTTATTTTCCATTAATACTTATCTCTCCTACTCAATAAAAGCCGGTCCAAGGTTCTCTTCATGGCATCTCGAGCAATAATTTATTATTGGATCTAATTTTTACTTAAGCTGACTCATATCATCACTTACTAGACATCAAGTGATATCTTCCTCGTTACTCCCTTGTGCCAATCGATACAGATCACTCCATTCAGGTAATGTTAATCATGAGGAATGATAAGAGCATTTCTCGGGGTAACCGTTCAATTAGGGTATGACACTGTAAACACGCTTCATTACAAATCGAGTTTTCAGTATGAATCGAATCGATATGACACGTGCACAAGGGATATTCCGGTGTGAGGAAGGAACAAACCCGCCTTAAACACTTTTGTGATCCGCCGGTTTTTCATTCTATCTCCTTTTACCCTACTTCCTTAAACCGATTTCCCTCGTGCCTAATCAATTTATTAAACTTAAGTGACAAGTGCTAGTTCACTAAATGCCGTATAATACAGACCCCTCTTTCAACTCGTATACAATTCTATTGCGGAGTCTCCACCTTACCATTTTTAAACCAGTGACAGGTATTACAGGTTACGGCGTTCACACCGGGCATCTTTTGGTTATTCTGATCGGTTGCCTTTTCCGTCTCATGACAGACGAGACAGTTCTGTGCGCCTTTATCTTTCACGACATTTCCATGAGTCGGCAGCCATTGTTGTTTATTTTCCAAGTGTCCCGTAGGTCGTTTTTCATGGCAGGGAGCACATAAGGTGTTGGAACGGGCATAATCTTGAACCGTTGTTTGGGCTGTTATAAGAACTCTATCGCGTTGTCTGGAGTGACATTCAGCACACCATTTAATATCTTGTGCAGCAGTTATTCCATGAGTATTACTCCAAGATTTATCGACGTGATTGACGGGTGTTTGGATCTTGAGATGACAGGGAGCACAGCGCATAGGAGCCGTAAGTTCACTGGTTCCAGCCTTCGCTATCGCTTGCACAGCTCCAGGGAGTTCCCCGTTTCCATCCTTCGCTTGTTTTTCGGATGCTTGGCGTTCAGCTACTCGTTGGGCTTCTGTTTTCCCAAGACCTTGATTTTCTTCCCAAGGTTTTAGCCCTTGATTCACTTGTTCATGACAATCCATACATGCTTCCATCGCTGTTTTCGTATCGTCAAATTTACTGACTTCTTCCGCTTTGGCCAATGTCCATGTAGCTGAATTTTCTTGGGTGGTCAGCCCCCGCTCCGCTACAAAGGCGTGAGCTACTCCTCCGTGACAGGCTGTACAGGCGATATCGTGTTCTAAGTGCTTTTCATGCGGGATATTGATGTCTCCAGATGCCGTCACTTTCCGCATGGTCGAGTGGCACTTTTCGCAAACTTGATTGGGAATGGGCTCAGATGCAACAATTGGGCCTTTATAATTTCCGGTGATATGCTTACCAATATAGCCCATGACTTTGACTTTACTTTCGATATAGCTTCCGACTCCAGGTGTAAGATGGCAAGTGGTACAAGAAAATTGGGCATGGGATGTCACCTTATAAGTCAAGTGTTCTGGCTGCATTTCATGACAGGTTATACAAAACGAATTAGATGAGGTAACACTTAACCCTACTCCACCAGCGAAAATAAGGATAATAACAATAACTAACAATAGTCCTAAGCTTTTGCCTTGTTGAAATTTTAGCTTACTCATAATTGTGCTAAGCCTTTTTTTCACGAACAAAATCCCTCCTTTTTGGAGCCCTTATTTAAATCTATTCACCTCCTGAGAAAACTAAACCCAAAATGTGAAGACTCAAACGTATGATTCTAGTTTACTTATCTTTCCCAAAGAGCAATAACTCTCTTGCACGTATGCTTACTACCTTATGGAGAGTATCTTGCTATACTCTTACAGTTTACATTTTTTTACAAATTGGCTCAGGATCAGGCTTTGAGGGAAATCAATTTGAAACCAAAATTAATTTTATTTTTAAAAATAATGAAAAATATGTGAAACCTTCACTCTTGAAGTGCAATAATTCCTTTCCGAATTGCATATTTTACAAGATCCACGCGATCATGAAAGCCTAATTTATCCATAATATTACGGCGATGAGTCTGGACCGTCTTCGTGCTGATAAAAAGTTGCTTTGCGATTTCTTGATTCGTAAGCCCTTCTGCCGCCAAATGCAAAACTTCCATTTCACGATCGGTTAAACAGGGGGCCATCTCTCTTCCTGCGATAACTTCGTGACCGTGTTGCATAATGCCATTAACAATAAGTTTCGAAACCATCGGATGGAAATAGGAATTCCCTTGAGAGATGGCTCGAATAGCATGGAGCAATTCTTTAAATGAGCACTGCTTTAAGAGATACCCAGAAGCACCCGCTTCTATGGCTGAGCGAATCGCCTCGATACTACAGAGGTTTGTTAAGATAAGAATTCTTATCTTGGGGTAGAACGTGTGAATTTGACGAATCGCTCGAATTCCATTACAAATCGGGGAATGCAGATCCATCATAATGATATCCGGCTGCGACTCGGATATTTTATTCACGGTTTCTTGTACATCTCGAACCGTCTGCCTAACCTGAATGTCCTCAACCGTCTCAAAGAGTTTTTTCAGCCCTTCCAACTGTATATAATTTTCATCTGCCAAAAGGATCTGAACCGACATTCTATCACCTCCCTTCACTTGAAAATACGTTCTGCAAGGTAGCTTTTTTCTTACAGGTTACCTTGTAGTCAGTATTTACGATGACCAGACGTTAACTTATACTGTATTTTAGATATTTGGGTTTATTTGGAAAACACTAAACCTATTCTCTAGTTTATGATAAATCTCCTCTCGCGAATTACTTCTTATTAGGGAGATTCTTTGACTAATCCTCTCCCTTTCTGTAGTTTCCTGTTCATGTAATGTGTAAGGGATTTTTATCATATTCATCTAACAGGATTAAATGTTATATTCCTAAGCGAATGGAGGTACCCTTGTGAAAATTCATAAGATACGCAATGTCATTATTGTCCTAGGCATTTTTGGGTTACTCTCTGGTTCCCTCTACGTAAACTCTTCCACGATCACCAACAAAGCCTTACCTCGTGATATACAGCTGTCTTCAAACCCCCTCGAACAAACTCCCCTTCCTCCTTCCGAATCAAGCAGTTCCTCAGTAGCGCCCAAAGCGACTGCTACCCCTTCTTCGCCGTCCTCCGATTCTTCTTCATCTGCTTCTACAAGTGAGACTTCGGTCCCCGATTCTTCTTCGCCCTCACAGCAGGGCCAAACGGCTTCAGATTTAAGGGGAGAAAATAATTCAATCCAAACCCAAGTTCAAAACAGCGCCCATAATCAACTTTCCCTCCAAGGGAATGGAGTGATCTGTAATATCTGTCACAGCATAAATGGTAATACGTATTCCTTACGAAATAAGGGCTGGGAATCCTGCGGTTCGTGTCATGTTAATTCTAACGGGAATCCCACACCAGGGCATGAAGTCCAACATCCCCAGTTCCAAATGATTCAAGGTACTGCAATAGGTGACATTTTACCGATGCCCTCTTACAAATACAAATATATGAAGGATACCTTCACCTGTACCGATTGCCATCTCACAAATGCGAGCAAACATGACTTTTTGGCTCCAGGAGTTTCAATAACGGATACCTCTGAAGGAATTCGCCATACCGGAAC from the Desulfitobacterium metallireducens DSM 15288 genome contains:
- a CDS encoding cytochrome c3 family protein, translating into MTPDADGKTGGNSGTGFDSPDNLNEPIKYDSTNNKVIHSAYSKTSDACASCHAIHTSVNTTGALLQWEDPQTACWACHDGTVAATYDVVNGTHAAGSQVNSGGLFGTGSEAATEGLSNHGMSPKETAFVTTAAAPGGAEDFASATGNKDINGDWNTEFTCIACHDPHGTYGNARILNPDVNGVASAAFTALKTTPDTLTATDATNTVFKASKGNWMSGRNNEPVVKVAGVTKKENTDFTVQYKDGTVTFTGPQTGTVTAAYKPALVVEMTVAAKLTAAETVKYENGINQFCGACHTDYNNVNKTDSASYGTGGAYDELLGDYRKAYRHSVGFTRTATTADPNFTDANSLISTYAGLKFDTSNPKAPGAIAPTVDCLTCHYAHGTSDKFIETSLSQLGQGTTFAGTNAAGDKILQTYDTTRTTALKRLPNMGVCQVCHNKEGKSPVLGINLATATYSAAAPQEVKQAASLAKDFTLSSGTEVTGLTTSLSLAKLDGTAVNFSDLFDSTAGTFKISARTSAENFADVVTATPTTSTVNVSSAVTVNSSVDQITRLSAKVLSGATVGEIYQVTEVVTNASGAVVASNTAYFKVIAK
- a CDS encoding 6-bladed beta-propeller — encoded protein: MSTSIINRPMRRRNMYLILVLILLLEVGLFTWAFLSKTNITKTATQYLPIGSIIPTFQANIYGDLSAPLNKPMAVAVSNRTIYISDTNNQRIQVFDYEGKPISMFGEPGEGEGQFRFPYGIASDAQGQLYIADLYNGNISIFSPDGQFIKYFGEKGEFKGPGGLAIDGDKLYVSDVQSSEIKVFSLDGTKLLSFGKKGAGDGELNSPNALVHAGNKIYVSDTGNDRIQVFDEQGNFLLKASSLLSNPRGISVDPQGNIYVVSNLTNKVVVFKPNGEKLTTIGQMGSDDGQFRFPNGLTRDNQGRLYITDVGNTRTAIFQ
- a CDS encoding tetratricopeptide repeat protein, translated to MTEPMNPSINQNPGFIPQVQPNQGQKKPYKTIKLWKEVLILLAFTFGIFSLGIYIGNTYFWNQFDKTPILEKEYQSAMEKVKQNPDSATSHVDFGWALFQKGQYNEALAEYKKATELDEKNFKAYLNLGIAYQQVDKIDIAITTLQKAVELAPKSYEAHYYLGLAYQSNDKLDQALEELQLAEKLHPGSTKIIYDIGQLHEKMGSVDEAKKDYQDALNFDPQFALAQEALSRLGGVK
- a CDS encoding NapC/NirT family cytochrome c produces the protein MKKRLSTIMSKLKFQQGKSLGLLLVIVIILIFAGGVGLSVTSSNSFCITCHEMQPEHLTYKVTSHAQFSCTTCHLTPGVGSYIESKVKVMGYIGKHITGNYKGPIVASEPIPNQVCEKCHSTMRKVTASGDINIPHEKHLEHDIACTACHGGVAHAFVAERGLTTQENSATWTLAKAEEVSKFDDTKTAMEACMDCHEQVNQGLKPWEENQGLGKTEAQRVAERQASEKQAKDGNGELPGAVQAIAKAGTSELTAPMRCAPCHLKIQTPVNHVDKSWSNTHGITAAQDIKWCAECHSRQRDRVLITAQTTVQDYARSNTLCAPCHEKRPTGHLENKQQWLPTHGNVVKDKGAQNCLVCHETEKATDQNNQKMPGVNAVTCNTCHWFKNGKVETPQ
- a CDS encoding LuxR C-terminal-related transcriptional regulator, which codes for MSVQILLADENYIQLEGLKKLFETVEDIQVRQTVRDVQETVNKISESQPDIIMMDLHSPICNGIRAIRQIHTFYPKIRILILTNLCSIEAIRSAIEAGASGYLLKQCSFKELLHAIRAISQGNSYFHPMVSKLIVNGIMQHGHEVIAGREMAPCLTDREMEVLHLAAEGLTNQEIAKQLFISTKTVQTHRRNIMDKLGFHDRVDLVKYAIRKGIIALQE